A region of Thermobifida halotolerans DNA encodes the following proteins:
- a CDS encoding amidohydrolase family protein: protein MTEPCGRAGFCPDDRGRRGPGRDEIRWVTAFWRELGLPGLVDVHTHFMPERVLAKVWAYFDAAGPLVGRSWPITYRFAEEERTALLRAFGVRAFTSMLYPYKPGMAEWLNAWAADFAARTPDCLHTATFFPEPDALRYVTEAVESGARVFKAHLQVGGYDPNDPRLDGVWGLLEDHGIPVVTHCGSGPVPGAHTGPEPVAALLARHPRLRLVVAHLGTPEYAEFIALAGRYPRVCLDTTMAFTRFTEEAAPFPRRELPRLLDLQGRILLGTDFPNIPYPYGEALRALADLDLGDDWLRDVCHDNAARLFGIS, encoded by the coding sequence ATGACCGAGCCGTGTGGACGGGCGGGCTTTTGCCCGGACGACCGGGGGCGCCGCGGTCCCGGCCGTGACGAGATCCGGTGGGTGACCGCGTTCTGGCGGGAGTTGGGGCTGCCCGGACTGGTTGACGTGCACACGCACTTCATGCCGGAGCGGGTGCTGGCCAAGGTGTGGGCGTACTTCGATGCCGCGGGGCCGCTGGTCGGCCGGAGTTGGCCGATCACCTACCGGTTCGCGGAAGAGGAGCGGACCGCACTCCTGCGGGCCTTCGGGGTGCGGGCGTTCACCTCCATGCTCTACCCGTACAAACCCGGCATGGCGGAGTGGCTGAACGCGTGGGCCGCCGACTTCGCCGCGCGCACCCCCGACTGTCTGCACACGGCGACGTTCTTTCCCGAACCCGACGCTCTGCGGTACGTGACGGAGGCGGTCGAGTCGGGGGCCCGGGTGTTCAAGGCCCACCTTCAGGTGGGCGGCTACGACCCGAACGATCCACGGCTCGACGGGGTCTGGGGGCTGCTGGAGGACCACGGCATCCCGGTGGTGACGCACTGCGGTTCCGGCCCGGTTCCCGGCGCGCACACCGGGCCGGAACCGGTCGCCGCCCTGCTCGCCAGGCATCCTCGGCTGCGCCTGGTCGTCGCGCACCTGGGCACCCCCGAGTACGCCGAGTTCATCGCCCTGGCGGGACGGTACCCGCGGGTCTGCCTGGACACGACGATGGCGTTCACCCGTTTCACGGAAGAGGCCGCGCCGTTCCCGCGCCGGGAACTTCCCCGCCTGCTGGACCTTCAGGGCCGCATCCTGCTCGGCACCGACTTCCCCAACATCCCCTACCCGTACGGGGAGGCGCTGCGGGCACTGGCCGACCTGGACCTGGGGGACGACTGGCTGCGTGACGTCTGCCACGACAACGCCGCCCGGCTCTTCGGGATCAGCTGA